The following proteins come from a genomic window of Stigmatopora nigra isolate UIUO_SnigA chromosome 9, RoL_Snig_1.1, whole genome shotgun sequence:
- the LOC144201926 gene encoding uncharacterized protein LOC144201926 isoform X3, translating to MMRFLLDCLRTSRNPKDEGDAGGDVLVAATAQTDHRLTGKASEIRVRRPQHLALELENAVTVENLELQEQQSDRDDLEETLVKLDQQKEKLVQQIKVTRQLCYEESQQILSLQAEEVKRESQVEEYEQELARARWKLRKLKEEVKAAKKKLDQAGERNCPLQDSIRKSYEEILQEEHALSSVSGGAVTPDSQLDGSTSPADTTEDEALPVRPWGRSQSLPAYADLIMVANSAPFCNNLADTREEVDDSSSSSPKMDGSNMDDDPEEDEEDVPKGEPLLHKLDFYQDDPFARCEIGHDLFDEDLFPKTDSSDGFTSDPFKGSDPFAADILFPRTEAEEADAQKKASTGTQCFESEFPEEGDGGEDAGRGFQPIQSSSEDLGPEPVPAWRCRGQYSVESDPNGYELDLSAVSPPSDVDERGLGSPSAGGTTVAGIAEEKNVPDEDDGGPGETAEWMESDPRESWSPVAERDDPDDQVPAPDAGEWPQTDSDLDYEAGGQSSFDPYGFKLSPEHSSHALLDPDEEEPSPEAVHPDLPLDPELLPSPSHSPDFYSHPYEGSSSHAVLDSDPYGFKLSLEEEENREVPEEAPPTFEEEEPEESENDDDDNNGQLLELLHHENQEVLDPGSDDDQEPQIAFFNRSQEGLILSRLTESENHQLLDLCSPENREVPEPCEERPRETAESCQKHHPEALEFWSYANPLGLSPWENQEVLDSDCRGNQEVPENREVLVSPDRRERETPTLGHAPSAGSLHSDKLDRREVAQRENEEVPDWENQEVAPQAEKDHGRDTSSDSDASSEVAFGWEGQQRTGGAGFNAPTSDGDLASVFGGGGYVGVPDVADDLEPVRRRQVVPVAAPSRPVRPPRPSLRIKDKSASPTQGFDLK from the exons GGACGCCGGCGGCGACGTGCTGGTGGCGGCGACGGCCCAAACGGACCACCGGCTCACGGGCAAGGCATCCGAGATCAGAGTAAGAAGACCGCAGCATCTTGCGCTG GAACTGGAAAACGCGGTGACGGTGGAGAACCTGGAACTGCAGGAGCAGCAGTCGGACCGGGACGACTTGGAGGAGACGCTCGTCAAATTAGATCAGCAGAAGGAGAAGCTGGTTCAGCAAATTAAAGTCACCCGGCAGTTGTGCTATGAGGAAAGCCAACAG atcCTTTCCTTGCAGGCGGAAGAGGTGAAGCGAGAGAGCCAGGTGGAAGAGTACGAGCAAGAGCTGGCCAGAGCTCGCTGGAAGCTGAGGAAGCTCAAGGAGGAGGTCAAAGCCGCCAAGAAGAAGCTGGACCAGGCCGGGGAGAGGAACTGTCCCCTCCAGGACTCCATTCGGAAATCCTACGAAGAAATCTTGCAG GAAGAGCACGCGCTCTCTTCCGTGTCGGGGGGCGCCGTGACCCCGGACAGCCAACTGGACGGTTCCACGTCCCCCGCCGACACCACCGAGGACGAAGCGCTTCCCGTCAGGCCGTGGGGGCGGAGCCAATCGCTGCCGGCGTACGCCGATCTCATCATG GTTGCCAACAGCGCCCCCTTCTGTAACAATCTGGCAGATACCAGAGAAGAGGTGGACGACAGCAGCAGCAGTTCACCAAAG ATGGACGGATCCAACATGGACGACGATccagaggaggatgaagaagatgtCCCCAAGGGGGAGCCTCTTCTCCACAAACTGGACTTTTACCAAGATGACCCTTTTGCACGTTGTGAGATTGGAC atgacctttttgacgaagaccTCTTCCCCAAAACCGACTCCTCAG ACGGCTTCACGTCCGACCCTTTCAAAGGCAGCGACCCCTTCGCGGCCGACATCTTGTTCCCCCGGACCGAGGCCGAGGAAGCCGACGCCCAAAAGAAAGCCTCCACCGGCACGCAGTGCTTCGAGTCGGAGTTTCCCGAAGAAGGAGATGGCGGAGAGGATGCGGGGCGGGGCTTCCAGCCCATCCAGAGTTCCTCCGAGGACCTGGGCCCCGAGCCCGTCCCGGCCTGGCGTTGTCGGGGACAGTATTCCGTGGAATCCGACCCCAACGGCTACGAATTGGACTTGAGCGCCGTCTCGCCGCCTTCCGACGTGGACGAGCGCGGTTTGGGATCGCCGTCGGCCGGAGGGACGACCGTGGCGGGAATCGCGGAAG AAAAGAACGTCCCCGACGAAGACGACGGCGGTCCGGGAGAAACCGCGGAGTGGATGGAAAGCGACCCGAGGGAAAGTTGGTCGCCGGTGGCGGAGCGTGACGACCCGGACGACCAAGTGCCCGCCCCCGACGCCGGCGAGTGGCCCCAGACCGATTCCGACTTGGACTACGAAGCCGGCGGTCAGTCTTCCTTCGACCCTTACGGCTTCAAACTCAGCCCCGAGCATTCCAGCCACGCCCTCTTGGACCCCGACGAGGAGGAGCCCAGTCCGGAGGCCGTCCATCCGGATCTGCCTTTGGACCCGGAGCTCCTCCCCTCGCCATCCCACTCGCCGGACTTTTACTCCCACCCGTACGAAGGGTCCTCTTCCCACGCGGTCTTGGACTCGGATCCCTACGGCTTCAAACTCAgtctggaagaagaagaaaaccgGGAGGTGCCAGAAGAGGCTCCTCCCACGTttgaagaggaggagccagaagAATCCGAGAACGACGACGACGATAACAATGGCCAACTGCTGGAACTTCTGCACCACGAGAACCAGGAAGTGCTGGACCCGGGTAGCGACGATGACCAAGAACCCCAGATTGCGTTTTTCAACAGAAGCCAGGAAGGACTAATATTATCACGTCTGACCGAAAGTGAAAACCACCAGTTACTCGACCTCTGCAGTCCGGAGAACCGAGAAGTGCCGGAACCGTGCGAAGAGCGTCCCCGGGAAACGGCGGAATCGTGCCAGAAGCATCATCCGGAAGCCTTGGAATTTTGGAGCTACGCTAACCCCCTGGGTTTGTCCccgtgggaaaatcaggaagtcTTGGATTCGGACTGCCGCGGCAATCAAGAAGTGCCGGAAAACCGGGAAGTGCTAGTTTCCCCCGACCGACGGGAACGGGAAACGCCCACTCTGGGCCACGCCCCATCCGCCGGATCGCTCCATTCGGACAAGCTGGATCGGCGGGAAGTGGCACAACGTGAAAACGAGGAAGTCCCGGACTGGGAAAACCAGGAAGTGGCCCCCCAGGCCGAAAAGGACCACGGGCGCGACACCAGTTCCGACAGCGACGCGTCTTCGGAAGTGGCCTTCGGATGGGAAGGCCAACAGCGGACTGGCGGCGCCGGGTTCAACGCGCCCACGTCGGACGGCGACCTGGCCTCCGTCTTCGGGGGCGGAGGCTACGTCGGCGTTCCCGACGTGGCGGACGACCTGGAACCCGTGCGCCGTCGACAGGTTGTCCCCGTAGCGGCGCCGTCGAGACCGGTCAGACCTCCCCGGCCTTCCCTCAGG
- the LOC144201926 gene encoding uncharacterized protein LOC144201926 isoform X2: MEEPALLRENKEGSWEGDVTADKGVKTAADWKKERSISSLLKHSCLLCWSSRRDAGGDVLVAATAQTDHRLTGKASEIRELENAVTVENLELQEQQSDRDDLEETLVKLDQQKEKLVQQIKVTRQLCYEESQQILSLQAEEVKRESQVEEYEQELARARWKLRKLKEEVKAAKKKLDQAGERNCPLQDSIRKSYEEILQEEHALSSVSGGAVTPDSQLDGSTSPADTTEDEALPVRPWGRSQSLPAYADLIMVANSAPFCNNLADTREEVDDSSSSSPKMDGSNMDDDPEEDEEDVPKGEPLLHKLDFYQDDPFARCEIGHDLFDEDLFPKTDSSDGFTSDPFKGSDPFAADILFPRTEAEEADAQKKASTGTQCFESEFPEEGDGGEDAGRGFQPIQSSSEDLGPEPVPAWRCRGQYSVESDPNGYELDLSAVSPPSDVDERGLGSPSAGGTTVAGIAEEKNVPDEDDGGPGETAEWMESDPRESWSPVAERDDPDDQVPAPDAGEWPQTDSDLDYEAGGQSSFDPYGFKLSPEHSSHALLDPDEEEPSPEAVHPDLPLDPELLPSPSHSPDFYSHPYEGSSSHAVLDSDPYGFKLSLEEEENREVPEEAPPTFEEEEPEESENDDDDNNGQLLELLHHENQEVLDPGSDDDQEPQIAFFNRSQEGLILSRLTESENHQLLDLCSPENREVPEPCEERPRETAESCQKHHPEALEFWSYANPLGLSPWENQEVLDSDCRGNQEVPENREVLVSPDRRERETPTLGHAPSAGSLHSDKLDRREVAQRENEEVPDWENQEVAPQAEKDHGRDTSSDSDASSEVAFGWEGQQRTGGAGFNAPTSDGDLASVFGGGGYVGVPDVADDLEPVRRRQVVPVAAPSRPVRPPRPSLRIKDKSASPTQGFDLK, encoded by the exons ATGGAGGAACCAGCGCTTCTGCGGGAGAACAAGGAGGGCTCGTGGGAAGGAGATGTCACCGCCGATAAGGGGGTCAAGACGGCCGCCGACTGGAAGAAGGAACGCTCCATTTCGTCCCTCCTCAAACATTCATGCCTCCTGTGCTGGTCGTCTCGCAGGGACGCCGGCGGCGACGTGCTGGTGGCGGCGACGGCCCAAACGGACCACCGGCTCACGGGCAAGGCATCCGAGATCAGA GAACTGGAAAACGCGGTGACGGTGGAGAACCTGGAACTGCAGGAGCAGCAGTCGGACCGGGACGACTTGGAGGAGACGCTCGTCAAATTAGATCAGCAGAAGGAGAAGCTGGTTCAGCAAATTAAAGTCACCCGGCAGTTGTGCTATGAGGAAAGCCAACAG atcCTTTCCTTGCAGGCGGAAGAGGTGAAGCGAGAGAGCCAGGTGGAAGAGTACGAGCAAGAGCTGGCCAGAGCTCGCTGGAAGCTGAGGAAGCTCAAGGAGGAGGTCAAAGCCGCCAAGAAGAAGCTGGACCAGGCCGGGGAGAGGAACTGTCCCCTCCAGGACTCCATTCGGAAATCCTACGAAGAAATCTTGCAG GAAGAGCACGCGCTCTCTTCCGTGTCGGGGGGCGCCGTGACCCCGGACAGCCAACTGGACGGTTCCACGTCCCCCGCCGACACCACCGAGGACGAAGCGCTTCCCGTCAGGCCGTGGGGGCGGAGCCAATCGCTGCCGGCGTACGCCGATCTCATCATG GTTGCCAACAGCGCCCCCTTCTGTAACAATCTGGCAGATACCAGAGAAGAGGTGGACGACAGCAGCAGCAGTTCACCAAAG ATGGACGGATCCAACATGGACGACGATccagaggaggatgaagaagatgtCCCCAAGGGGGAGCCTCTTCTCCACAAACTGGACTTTTACCAAGATGACCCTTTTGCACGTTGTGAGATTGGAC atgacctttttgacgaagaccTCTTCCCCAAAACCGACTCCTCAG ACGGCTTCACGTCCGACCCTTTCAAAGGCAGCGACCCCTTCGCGGCCGACATCTTGTTCCCCCGGACCGAGGCCGAGGAAGCCGACGCCCAAAAGAAAGCCTCCACCGGCACGCAGTGCTTCGAGTCGGAGTTTCCCGAAGAAGGAGATGGCGGAGAGGATGCGGGGCGGGGCTTCCAGCCCATCCAGAGTTCCTCCGAGGACCTGGGCCCCGAGCCCGTCCCGGCCTGGCGTTGTCGGGGACAGTATTCCGTGGAATCCGACCCCAACGGCTACGAATTGGACTTGAGCGCCGTCTCGCCGCCTTCCGACGTGGACGAGCGCGGTTTGGGATCGCCGTCGGCCGGAGGGACGACCGTGGCGGGAATCGCGGAAG AAAAGAACGTCCCCGACGAAGACGACGGCGGTCCGGGAGAAACCGCGGAGTGGATGGAAAGCGACCCGAGGGAAAGTTGGTCGCCGGTGGCGGAGCGTGACGACCCGGACGACCAAGTGCCCGCCCCCGACGCCGGCGAGTGGCCCCAGACCGATTCCGACTTGGACTACGAAGCCGGCGGTCAGTCTTCCTTCGACCCTTACGGCTTCAAACTCAGCCCCGAGCATTCCAGCCACGCCCTCTTGGACCCCGACGAGGAGGAGCCCAGTCCGGAGGCCGTCCATCCGGATCTGCCTTTGGACCCGGAGCTCCTCCCCTCGCCATCCCACTCGCCGGACTTTTACTCCCACCCGTACGAAGGGTCCTCTTCCCACGCGGTCTTGGACTCGGATCCCTACGGCTTCAAACTCAgtctggaagaagaagaaaaccgGGAGGTGCCAGAAGAGGCTCCTCCCACGTttgaagaggaggagccagaagAATCCGAGAACGACGACGACGATAACAATGGCCAACTGCTGGAACTTCTGCACCACGAGAACCAGGAAGTGCTGGACCCGGGTAGCGACGATGACCAAGAACCCCAGATTGCGTTTTTCAACAGAAGCCAGGAAGGACTAATATTATCACGTCTGACCGAAAGTGAAAACCACCAGTTACTCGACCTCTGCAGTCCGGAGAACCGAGAAGTGCCGGAACCGTGCGAAGAGCGTCCCCGGGAAACGGCGGAATCGTGCCAGAAGCATCATCCGGAAGCCTTGGAATTTTGGAGCTACGCTAACCCCCTGGGTTTGTCCccgtgggaaaatcaggaagtcTTGGATTCGGACTGCCGCGGCAATCAAGAAGTGCCGGAAAACCGGGAAGTGCTAGTTTCCCCCGACCGACGGGAACGGGAAACGCCCACTCTGGGCCACGCCCCATCCGCCGGATCGCTCCATTCGGACAAGCTGGATCGGCGGGAAGTGGCACAACGTGAAAACGAGGAAGTCCCGGACTGGGAAAACCAGGAAGTGGCCCCCCAGGCCGAAAAGGACCACGGGCGCGACACCAGTTCCGACAGCGACGCGTCTTCGGAAGTGGCCTTCGGATGGGAAGGCCAACAGCGGACTGGCGGCGCCGGGTTCAACGCGCCCACGTCGGACGGCGACCTGGCCTCCGTCTTCGGGGGCGGAGGCTACGTCGGCGTTCCCGACGTGGCGGACGACCTGGAACCCGTGCGCCGTCGACAGGTTGTCCCCGTAGCGGCGCCGTCGAGACCGGTCAGACCTCCCCGGCCTTCCCTCAGG
- the LOC144201926 gene encoding uncharacterized protein LOC144201926 isoform X4, whose protein sequence is MMRFLLDCLRTSRNPKDEGDAGGDVLVAATAQTDHRLTGKASEIRELENAVTVENLELQEQQSDRDDLEETLVKLDQQKEKLVQQIKVTRQLCYEESQQILSLQAEEVKRESQVEEYEQELARARWKLRKLKEEVKAAKKKLDQAGERNCPLQDSIRKSYEEILQEEHALSSVSGGAVTPDSQLDGSTSPADTTEDEALPVRPWGRSQSLPAYADLIMVANSAPFCNNLADTREEVDDSSSSSPKMDGSNMDDDPEEDEEDVPKGEPLLHKLDFYQDDPFARCEIGHDLFDEDLFPKTDSSDGFTSDPFKGSDPFAADILFPRTEAEEADAQKKASTGTQCFESEFPEEGDGGEDAGRGFQPIQSSSEDLGPEPVPAWRCRGQYSVESDPNGYELDLSAVSPPSDVDERGLGSPSAGGTTVAGIAEEKNVPDEDDGGPGETAEWMESDPRESWSPVAERDDPDDQVPAPDAGEWPQTDSDLDYEAGGQSSFDPYGFKLSPEHSSHALLDPDEEEPSPEAVHPDLPLDPELLPSPSHSPDFYSHPYEGSSSHAVLDSDPYGFKLSLEEEENREVPEEAPPTFEEEEPEESENDDDDNNGQLLELLHHENQEVLDPGSDDDQEPQIAFFNRSQEGLILSRLTESENHQLLDLCSPENREVPEPCEERPRETAESCQKHHPEALEFWSYANPLGLSPWENQEVLDSDCRGNQEVPENREVLVSPDRRERETPTLGHAPSAGSLHSDKLDRREVAQRENEEVPDWENQEVAPQAEKDHGRDTSSDSDASSEVAFGWEGQQRTGGAGFNAPTSDGDLASVFGGGGYVGVPDVADDLEPVRRRQVVPVAAPSRPVRPPRPSLRIKDKSASPTQGFDLK, encoded by the exons GGACGCCGGCGGCGACGTGCTGGTGGCGGCGACGGCCCAAACGGACCACCGGCTCACGGGCAAGGCATCCGAGATCAGA GAACTGGAAAACGCGGTGACGGTGGAGAACCTGGAACTGCAGGAGCAGCAGTCGGACCGGGACGACTTGGAGGAGACGCTCGTCAAATTAGATCAGCAGAAGGAGAAGCTGGTTCAGCAAATTAAAGTCACCCGGCAGTTGTGCTATGAGGAAAGCCAACAG atcCTTTCCTTGCAGGCGGAAGAGGTGAAGCGAGAGAGCCAGGTGGAAGAGTACGAGCAAGAGCTGGCCAGAGCTCGCTGGAAGCTGAGGAAGCTCAAGGAGGAGGTCAAAGCCGCCAAGAAGAAGCTGGACCAGGCCGGGGAGAGGAACTGTCCCCTCCAGGACTCCATTCGGAAATCCTACGAAGAAATCTTGCAG GAAGAGCACGCGCTCTCTTCCGTGTCGGGGGGCGCCGTGACCCCGGACAGCCAACTGGACGGTTCCACGTCCCCCGCCGACACCACCGAGGACGAAGCGCTTCCCGTCAGGCCGTGGGGGCGGAGCCAATCGCTGCCGGCGTACGCCGATCTCATCATG GTTGCCAACAGCGCCCCCTTCTGTAACAATCTGGCAGATACCAGAGAAGAGGTGGACGACAGCAGCAGCAGTTCACCAAAG ATGGACGGATCCAACATGGACGACGATccagaggaggatgaagaagatgtCCCCAAGGGGGAGCCTCTTCTCCACAAACTGGACTTTTACCAAGATGACCCTTTTGCACGTTGTGAGATTGGAC atgacctttttgacgaagaccTCTTCCCCAAAACCGACTCCTCAG ACGGCTTCACGTCCGACCCTTTCAAAGGCAGCGACCCCTTCGCGGCCGACATCTTGTTCCCCCGGACCGAGGCCGAGGAAGCCGACGCCCAAAAGAAAGCCTCCACCGGCACGCAGTGCTTCGAGTCGGAGTTTCCCGAAGAAGGAGATGGCGGAGAGGATGCGGGGCGGGGCTTCCAGCCCATCCAGAGTTCCTCCGAGGACCTGGGCCCCGAGCCCGTCCCGGCCTGGCGTTGTCGGGGACAGTATTCCGTGGAATCCGACCCCAACGGCTACGAATTGGACTTGAGCGCCGTCTCGCCGCCTTCCGACGTGGACGAGCGCGGTTTGGGATCGCCGTCGGCCGGAGGGACGACCGTGGCGGGAATCGCGGAAG AAAAGAACGTCCCCGACGAAGACGACGGCGGTCCGGGAGAAACCGCGGAGTGGATGGAAAGCGACCCGAGGGAAAGTTGGTCGCCGGTGGCGGAGCGTGACGACCCGGACGACCAAGTGCCCGCCCCCGACGCCGGCGAGTGGCCCCAGACCGATTCCGACTTGGACTACGAAGCCGGCGGTCAGTCTTCCTTCGACCCTTACGGCTTCAAACTCAGCCCCGAGCATTCCAGCCACGCCCTCTTGGACCCCGACGAGGAGGAGCCCAGTCCGGAGGCCGTCCATCCGGATCTGCCTTTGGACCCGGAGCTCCTCCCCTCGCCATCCCACTCGCCGGACTTTTACTCCCACCCGTACGAAGGGTCCTCTTCCCACGCGGTCTTGGACTCGGATCCCTACGGCTTCAAACTCAgtctggaagaagaagaaaaccgGGAGGTGCCAGAAGAGGCTCCTCCCACGTttgaagaggaggagccagaagAATCCGAGAACGACGACGACGATAACAATGGCCAACTGCTGGAACTTCTGCACCACGAGAACCAGGAAGTGCTGGACCCGGGTAGCGACGATGACCAAGAACCCCAGATTGCGTTTTTCAACAGAAGCCAGGAAGGACTAATATTATCACGTCTGACCGAAAGTGAAAACCACCAGTTACTCGACCTCTGCAGTCCGGAGAACCGAGAAGTGCCGGAACCGTGCGAAGAGCGTCCCCGGGAAACGGCGGAATCGTGCCAGAAGCATCATCCGGAAGCCTTGGAATTTTGGAGCTACGCTAACCCCCTGGGTTTGTCCccgtgggaaaatcaggaagtcTTGGATTCGGACTGCCGCGGCAATCAAGAAGTGCCGGAAAACCGGGAAGTGCTAGTTTCCCCCGACCGACGGGAACGGGAAACGCCCACTCTGGGCCACGCCCCATCCGCCGGATCGCTCCATTCGGACAAGCTGGATCGGCGGGAAGTGGCACAACGTGAAAACGAGGAAGTCCCGGACTGGGAAAACCAGGAAGTGGCCCCCCAGGCCGAAAAGGACCACGGGCGCGACACCAGTTCCGACAGCGACGCGTCTTCGGAAGTGGCCTTCGGATGGGAAGGCCAACAGCGGACTGGCGGCGCCGGGTTCAACGCGCCCACGTCGGACGGCGACCTGGCCTCCGTCTTCGGGGGCGGAGGCTACGTCGGCGTTCCCGACGTGGCGGACGACCTGGAACCCGTGCGCCGTCGACAGGTTGTCCCCGTAGCGGCGCCGTCGAGACCGGTCAGACCTCCCCGGCCTTCCCTCAGG
- the LOC144201926 gene encoding uncharacterized protein LOC144201926 isoform X1 — MEEPALLRENKEGSWEGDVTADKGVKTAADWKKERSISSLLKHSCLLCWSSRRDAGGDVLVAATAQTDHRLTGKASEIRVRRPQHLALELENAVTVENLELQEQQSDRDDLEETLVKLDQQKEKLVQQIKVTRQLCYEESQQILSLQAEEVKRESQVEEYEQELARARWKLRKLKEEVKAAKKKLDQAGERNCPLQDSIRKSYEEILQEEHALSSVSGGAVTPDSQLDGSTSPADTTEDEALPVRPWGRSQSLPAYADLIMVANSAPFCNNLADTREEVDDSSSSSPKMDGSNMDDDPEEDEEDVPKGEPLLHKLDFYQDDPFARCEIGHDLFDEDLFPKTDSSDGFTSDPFKGSDPFAADILFPRTEAEEADAQKKASTGTQCFESEFPEEGDGGEDAGRGFQPIQSSSEDLGPEPVPAWRCRGQYSVESDPNGYELDLSAVSPPSDVDERGLGSPSAGGTTVAGIAEEKNVPDEDDGGPGETAEWMESDPRESWSPVAERDDPDDQVPAPDAGEWPQTDSDLDYEAGGQSSFDPYGFKLSPEHSSHALLDPDEEEPSPEAVHPDLPLDPELLPSPSHSPDFYSHPYEGSSSHAVLDSDPYGFKLSLEEEENREVPEEAPPTFEEEEPEESENDDDDNNGQLLELLHHENQEVLDPGSDDDQEPQIAFFNRSQEGLILSRLTESENHQLLDLCSPENREVPEPCEERPRETAESCQKHHPEALEFWSYANPLGLSPWENQEVLDSDCRGNQEVPENREVLVSPDRRERETPTLGHAPSAGSLHSDKLDRREVAQRENEEVPDWENQEVAPQAEKDHGRDTSSDSDASSEVAFGWEGQQRTGGAGFNAPTSDGDLASVFGGGGYVGVPDVADDLEPVRRRQVVPVAAPSRPVRPPRPSLRIKDKSASPTQGFDLK; from the exons ATGGAGGAACCAGCGCTTCTGCGGGAGAACAAGGAGGGCTCGTGGGAAGGAGATGTCACCGCCGATAAGGGGGTCAAGACGGCCGCCGACTGGAAGAAGGAACGCTCCATTTCGTCCCTCCTCAAACATTCATGCCTCCTGTGCTGGTCGTCTCGCAGGGACGCCGGCGGCGACGTGCTGGTGGCGGCGACGGCCCAAACGGACCACCGGCTCACGGGCAAGGCATCCGAGATCAGAGTAAGAAGACCGCAGCATCTTGCGCTG GAACTGGAAAACGCGGTGACGGTGGAGAACCTGGAACTGCAGGAGCAGCAGTCGGACCGGGACGACTTGGAGGAGACGCTCGTCAAATTAGATCAGCAGAAGGAGAAGCTGGTTCAGCAAATTAAAGTCACCCGGCAGTTGTGCTATGAGGAAAGCCAACAG atcCTTTCCTTGCAGGCGGAAGAGGTGAAGCGAGAGAGCCAGGTGGAAGAGTACGAGCAAGAGCTGGCCAGAGCTCGCTGGAAGCTGAGGAAGCTCAAGGAGGAGGTCAAAGCCGCCAAGAAGAAGCTGGACCAGGCCGGGGAGAGGAACTGTCCCCTCCAGGACTCCATTCGGAAATCCTACGAAGAAATCTTGCAG GAAGAGCACGCGCTCTCTTCCGTGTCGGGGGGCGCCGTGACCCCGGACAGCCAACTGGACGGTTCCACGTCCCCCGCCGACACCACCGAGGACGAAGCGCTTCCCGTCAGGCCGTGGGGGCGGAGCCAATCGCTGCCGGCGTACGCCGATCTCATCATG GTTGCCAACAGCGCCCCCTTCTGTAACAATCTGGCAGATACCAGAGAAGAGGTGGACGACAGCAGCAGCAGTTCACCAAAG ATGGACGGATCCAACATGGACGACGATccagaggaggatgaagaagatgtCCCCAAGGGGGAGCCTCTTCTCCACAAACTGGACTTTTACCAAGATGACCCTTTTGCACGTTGTGAGATTGGAC atgacctttttgacgaagaccTCTTCCCCAAAACCGACTCCTCAG ACGGCTTCACGTCCGACCCTTTCAAAGGCAGCGACCCCTTCGCGGCCGACATCTTGTTCCCCCGGACCGAGGCCGAGGAAGCCGACGCCCAAAAGAAAGCCTCCACCGGCACGCAGTGCTTCGAGTCGGAGTTTCCCGAAGAAGGAGATGGCGGAGAGGATGCGGGGCGGGGCTTCCAGCCCATCCAGAGTTCCTCCGAGGACCTGGGCCCCGAGCCCGTCCCGGCCTGGCGTTGTCGGGGACAGTATTCCGTGGAATCCGACCCCAACGGCTACGAATTGGACTTGAGCGCCGTCTCGCCGCCTTCCGACGTGGACGAGCGCGGTTTGGGATCGCCGTCGGCCGGAGGGACGACCGTGGCGGGAATCGCGGAAG AAAAGAACGTCCCCGACGAAGACGACGGCGGTCCGGGAGAAACCGCGGAGTGGATGGAAAGCGACCCGAGGGAAAGTTGGTCGCCGGTGGCGGAGCGTGACGACCCGGACGACCAAGTGCCCGCCCCCGACGCCGGCGAGTGGCCCCAGACCGATTCCGACTTGGACTACGAAGCCGGCGGTCAGTCTTCCTTCGACCCTTACGGCTTCAAACTCAGCCCCGAGCATTCCAGCCACGCCCTCTTGGACCCCGACGAGGAGGAGCCCAGTCCGGAGGCCGTCCATCCGGATCTGCCTTTGGACCCGGAGCTCCTCCCCTCGCCATCCCACTCGCCGGACTTTTACTCCCACCCGTACGAAGGGTCCTCTTCCCACGCGGTCTTGGACTCGGATCCCTACGGCTTCAAACTCAgtctggaagaagaagaaaaccgGGAGGTGCCAGAAGAGGCTCCTCCCACGTttgaagaggaggagccagaagAATCCGAGAACGACGACGACGATAACAATGGCCAACTGCTGGAACTTCTGCACCACGAGAACCAGGAAGTGCTGGACCCGGGTAGCGACGATGACCAAGAACCCCAGATTGCGTTTTTCAACAGAAGCCAGGAAGGACTAATATTATCACGTCTGACCGAAAGTGAAAACCACCAGTTACTCGACCTCTGCAGTCCGGAGAACCGAGAAGTGCCGGAACCGTGCGAAGAGCGTCCCCGGGAAACGGCGGAATCGTGCCAGAAGCATCATCCGGAAGCCTTGGAATTTTGGAGCTACGCTAACCCCCTGGGTTTGTCCccgtgggaaaatcaggaagtcTTGGATTCGGACTGCCGCGGCAATCAAGAAGTGCCGGAAAACCGGGAAGTGCTAGTTTCCCCCGACCGACGGGAACGGGAAACGCCCACTCTGGGCCACGCCCCATCCGCCGGATCGCTCCATTCGGACAAGCTGGATCGGCGGGAAGTGGCACAACGTGAAAACGAGGAAGTCCCGGACTGGGAAAACCAGGAAGTGGCCCCCCAGGCCGAAAAGGACCACGGGCGCGACACCAGTTCCGACAGCGACGCGTCTTCGGAAGTGGCCTTCGGATGGGAAGGCCAACAGCGGACTGGCGGCGCCGGGTTCAACGCGCCCACGTCGGACGGCGACCTGGCCTCCGTCTTCGGGGGCGGAGGCTACGTCGGCGTTCCCGACGTGGCGGACGACCTGGAACCCGTGCGCCGTCGACAGGTTGTCCCCGTAGCGGCGCCGTCGAGACCGGTCAGACCTCCCCGGCCTTCCCTCAGG